From Desulfonatronum thioautotrophicum, the proteins below share one genomic window:
- a CDS encoding polyketide cyclase, whose product MEHPDRYAPVAGLGPSVRAVQSPQQYITAGMQGRIQTVIGVWLPFEITDFEPMSLWNWKVGGIPATGHRVTIIDDDHCELIFEMPFVVLPYGLVCLRAARAIDRLARKQKE is encoded by the coding sequence TTGGAACATCCTGATCGATACGCACCAGTGGCCGGTCTGGGGCCTTCGGTCAGGGCGGTGCAAAGCCCCCAGCAATACATCACTGCCGGTATGCAAGGGCGGATACAGACCGTTATTGGAGTCTGGCTGCCATTTGAGATCACGGACTTTGAACCCATGTCGCTCTGGAACTGGAAGGTTGGTGGCATCCCGGCAACAGGCCACCGCGTGACGATTATTGATGACGATCACTGCGAGCTGATTTTCGAGATGCCTTTTGTGGTCCTGCCCTATGGCCTTGTCTGTCTCCGGGCGGCCAGGGCCATTGACCGCCTCGCCCGGAAGCAGAAGGAGTAA
- a CDS encoding YeeE/YedE thiosulfate transporter family protein, whose translation MKSRAWMKPYICGGLAGLLLVASVAIAGQFFGTSTTFPRMVTWLTDSVGIDLSHLAFFQASGGSLTGAAFPDWQLLFVIGIALGAFLSSIATKTFQLEPLPPMWAKRFGNRLGLRIVHSVIGGILVMVGARMAGGCPSGHGVSGVSQLGVSSFLALVMFFLGGIFMARFLYGGRSS comes from the coding sequence ATGAAAAGTCGAGCATGGATGAAACCTTACATTTGTGGGGGGCTGGCAGGCCTCTTGCTCGTGGCCAGTGTGGCCATTGCGGGACAGTTTTTCGGGACCTCCACAACCTTTCCACGCATGGTGACATGGCTCACGGATTCGGTGGGGATAGATCTGAGTCACCTGGCTTTTTTTCAGGCAAGCGGCGGTTCTCTCACGGGTGCGGCCTTTCCTGACTGGCAACTGCTTTTTGTCATTGGCATTGCGCTTGGGGCCTTCCTGTCGTCGATTGCCACGAAAACCTTTCAACTCGAACCGCTCCCGCCAATGTGGGCCAAACGCTTCGGCAATCGCCTGGGTTTACGGATCGTTCACTCCGTAATCGGCGGTATCCTGGTGATGGTGGGTGCGCGGATGGCCGGAGGCTGCCCCAGCGGACACGGTGTAAGCGGCGTAAGTCAGCTGGGCGTCAGCAGTTTTCTGGCCCTGGTCATGTTTTTTCTTGGAGGCATTTTCATGGCACGTTTTCTTTATGGCGGGAGGTCGTCATGA
- a CDS encoding DUF6691 family protein — MTTLVYGLITGILFGALLQQAEVLRYEKQVGAMRLMDMTIVKFMLTTIVVGSIGIFLLKDLGLVSFDPRPLSLGLQIIGGLLFGLGWALIGYCPGTSLGALAEGRYHVIWPILGMLIGGLVFAFLYPMIQEHIRPMGNYGPISVADMLGINHWFVILALAVGAGFLFRFFEKHNL; from the coding sequence ATGACGACGTTAGTATATGGTCTGATTACCGGAATACTTTTTGGGGCGCTTTTGCAGCAGGCCGAAGTACTGCGCTACGAGAAGCAGGTTGGTGCCATGCGGCTGATGGACATGACCATTGTCAAATTTATGCTGACGACCATTGTCGTCGGTTCCATCGGCATATTCCTTTTGAAGGATCTGGGTCTGGTCAGCTTTGATCCGCGGCCGTTGAGCCTTGGGTTGCAGATCATCGGCGGCTTGCTTTTTGGTCTTGGCTGGGCCCTGATCGGCTACTGCCCAGGGACCAGCCTGGGCGCGCTGGCCGAAGGCCGCTATCACGTCATTTGGCCCATCCTGGGAATGTTGATCGGCGGTCTTGTTTTTGCCTTCCTCTATCCGATGATTCAGGAGCATATCCGGCCAATGGGGAATTATGGCCCAATTTCCGTGGCTGACATGCTGGGGATCAATCACTGGTTCGTGATTCTTGCTCTTGCGGTGGGTGCGGGCTTCCTCTTTCGTTTTTTTGAGAAGCACAATCTTTGA
- a CDS encoding type I restriction-modification system subunit M has translation MANNNGRGKSLESWIWDAACSIRGAKDAPKYKDYILPLIFTKRLCDVFDDEVDRIAAEVGSRQKAFQLVKADHKLVRFYLPLLPKNPEEPVWSIIRKLSSRIGEGVTTHMRAIAKENPRLQGIIDRVDFNAITHGQRDIDDDRLSNLIEAISTKRLGLEDVEADIIGKSYEYLIRKFAEGGGQSAGEFYTPPEVGAIMSKVLQPEPGMEIYDPCCGSGGLLIKCEIAMEEKRRADIPVRQSKGSGGLENPPSFAPLKLYGQEYTADTWAMANMNMIIHDMEGEIEIGDTFKNPKFRNKQGKLRTFDRVVANPMWNQDWFTEADYDNDELDRFPAGAGFPGKSSADWGWVQHMHASLNEKGRAAVVLDTGAASRGSGNAGTNKEKTVRQWFVDHDLIESVLYLPENLFYNTTAPGIVLFLNKAKPKERRGKVFLVNASQVFEKGDPKNFIPEEGIRRIADTLIEWREEEKLSRIVDHAELKKNDYNISPSRYIHTSEAETYRPIAEIVQELDVIEAEARETDKALRNILKKLGIGA, from the coding sequence ATGGCAAACAATAACGGGAGAGGCAAATCCCTGGAATCCTGGATCTGGGATGCGGCCTGCTCCATTCGGGGTGCCAAGGATGCGCCGAAGTACAAGGATTACATTCTGCCGCTGATCTTTACCAAGCGGCTGTGCGATGTCTTTGATGACGAGGTCGACCGGATCGCGGCCGAGGTCGGTTCGCGCCAAAAGGCCTTCCAACTCGTGAAGGCGGATCACAAACTGGTGCGCTTCTATTTGCCCCTGTTGCCGAAGAACCCGGAAGAACCGGTCTGGTCCATCATCCGCAAGCTTTCCAGCAGGATCGGCGAAGGCGTCACCACCCACATGCGGGCCATTGCCAAGGAAAACCCTCGCTTGCAGGGCATCATCGACCGCGTTGACTTCAACGCCATCACCCACGGCCAGCGGGATATCGACGACGACCGGCTCTCCAACCTGATCGAAGCGATCAGCACCAAGCGTCTCGGACTGGAGGACGTGGAGGCCGACATCATCGGCAAGAGCTACGAATATCTGATCCGCAAGTTCGCAGAGGGCGGCGGCCAGAGCGCCGGCGAGTTCTACACCCCTCCGGAAGTCGGGGCCATCATGTCCAAGGTGCTTCAGCCGGAGCCCGGTATGGAGATTTACGATCCATGCTGCGGCTCCGGCGGCCTGCTCATCAAGTGCGAGATCGCCATGGAAGAAAAACGGAGGGCGGACATTCCTGTCCGCCAATCGAAAGGAAGTGGCGGGTTGGAAAACCCGCCCTCCTTTGCCCCGCTCAAGCTCTACGGCCAGGAATACACCGCCGACACCTGGGCCATGGCCAACATGAACATGATCATCCACGACATGGAAGGCGAGATCGAAATCGGCGACACCTTCAAGAACCCCAAATTCCGCAACAAACAGGGCAAACTCCGCACCTTCGACCGCGTCGTCGCCAATCCCATGTGGAACCAGGACTGGTTTACCGAGGCCGACTACGACAACGACGAACTGGACCGCTTTCCCGCCGGAGCCGGCTTTCCCGGTAAATCCTCCGCCGATTGGGGCTGGGTCCAGCATATGCACGCCAGTCTGAATGAAAAAGGCCGCGCCGCCGTTGTTCTCGACACCGGGGCGGCATCCCGCGGCTCGGGCAATGCCGGGACCAACAAGGAAAAGACCGTCCGCCAGTGGTTCGTCGATCACGACCTCATCGAAAGCGTCCTCTACCTGCCGGAAAACCTTTTCTACAACACCACCGCCCCGGGCATCGTGCTGTTCCTGAACAAGGCCAAGCCCAAGGAGCGCCGGGGCAAGGTCTTCCTGGTCAACGCAAGCCAGGTCTTCGAGAAGGGCGACCCCAAGAACTTCATCCCGGAAGAGGGCATCCGGCGCATCGCCGACACCCTCATCGAGTGGCGGGAAGAGGAAAAGCTCAGCCGCATCGTGGATCACGCCGAATTGAAAAAGAACGACTACAACATCTCCCCCAGCCGCTACATCCACACCTCGGAAGCCGAAACCTACCGGCCCATCGCGGAGATCGTGCAAGAGTTGGATGTCATCGAAGCCGAGGCGCGGGAAACCGACAAGGCTCTTCGGAATATCCTCAAAAAACTGGGGATCGGCGCATGA
- a CDS encoding Fic family protein, translating to MRIFISSVQKELAAERKALAGYLSGDPLLRRFFDAFRRKKPELGAKSRLDRDQVAGQVTGQVTGQVTGQVGPQLKSRLEPRLESRLESALAEKVVLAIREEPLGKASLGPFLGHKTVSGELHKQIKKLVDSGIIVPTIPEKPTSRLQKYRLTEKGRAVLELLAKNGGRE from the coding sequence ATGAGGATCTTCATCAGCAGCGTGCAGAAGGAACTGGCCGCGGAGCGCAAGGCTCTGGCCGGATACCTCTCCGGTGATCCACTGCTGCGGCGCTTCTTCGACGCCTTCCGCAGGAAAAAGCCTGAGTTGGGGGCCAAGTCCAGACTGGATCGGGACCAAGTTGCCGGACAAGTCACCGGACAAGTCACCGGACAAGTCACCGGACAAGTGGGTCCGCAGCTAAAGTCGCGGCTAGAGCCGCGGCTAGAGTCACGGCTAGAGTCGGCCTTGGCTGAGAAGGTGGTGTTGGCCATTCGGGAGGAGCCACTAGGCAAGGCAAGCCTAGGTCCGTTTCTCGGTCACAAGACCGTCTCCGGAGAACTGCATAAACAGATCAAGAAACTTGTGGATTCCGGTATCATCGTTCCCACTATCCCCGAAAAACCAACCAGTCGCCTCCAGAAATACCGGCTCACTGAAAAGGGCCGGGCCGTGCTGGAGCTTTTGGCAAAGAACGGGGGGCGCGAATGA
- a CDS encoding PDDEXK nuclease domain-containing protein, which translates to MSGIVSSGHKIGQVIQSDAGLVADVRSMIEQTRETIARTVNAEMTLLYWRIGKRIQTEVLGSQRAEYGKEIVHALSAQLTREFGRGFGRRNLFNMIRFADVFPDPQIVLALSAQLGWTHFRTIIPLKDELAREFYAEMCRVERWSTRTLIKKIDSMLYERTAISKKPEEVAKAEFAALRSDDQLTPDLVFRDPYVLDFLGLKDRYLEKDLEDAILREMETFLLELGNGFAFLGRQARIQIDSDDFYIDLLFYHRRLKRLIAIDLKLGDFKAEYKGQMELYLRWLAKHEQQPDEESPLGIILCAGKKEEQIELLALDQSGIHVAEYLTALPPRDLLKQKLHAAIEISRARLESKAAISLSMTQRGATEAPKYKQKEGGE; encoded by the coding sequence ATGAGCGGTATCGTGAGCAGCGGACATAAAATCGGACAAGTCATCCAGAGCGACGCCGGACTCGTGGCCGACGTGCGCTCCATGATCGAGCAAACCCGCGAGACTATCGCCCGAACAGTCAATGCTGAGATGACGTTGCTTTACTGGCGTATCGGCAAGCGTATCCAGACGGAAGTCCTTGGAAGTCAGCGCGCTGAGTACGGAAAAGAGATTGTGCACGCACTGAGTGCACAATTGACGAGGGAATTTGGACGAGGTTTTGGGCGGCGCAACCTCTTCAACATGATCCGCTTCGCCGATGTTTTTCCCGATCCTCAGATTGTGCTCGCACTGAGTGCCCAATTAGGCTGGACCCATTTCAGGACGATCATCCCGCTCAAGGATGAGCTCGCGCGTGAATTTTACGCCGAGATGTGCCGGGTCGAACGCTGGAGCACTCGGACCCTTATCAAGAAAATCGACTCCATGCTTTACGAGCGCACTGCGATCTCGAAGAAGCCCGAGGAAGTCGCCAAAGCCGAGTTTGCTGCTCTCCGCAGTGACGATCAACTCACTCCTGACCTCGTTTTCCGCGATCCCTACGTCCTCGACTTCCTCGGCCTCAAAGACCGCTATCTCGAAAAAGACCTCGAAGACGCCATCCTGCGCGAGATGGAGACATTCCTGCTGGAGTTGGGCAACGGCTTCGCCTTTCTCGGTCGCCAAGCCCGTATTCAAATTGACTCCGACGACTTCTACATCGACCTGCTTTTTTACCATCGCCGCCTGAAACGCCTCATCGCCATTGATTTGAAATTGGGCGACTTCAAGGCTGAATATAAAGGGCAGATGGAACTCTACCTCCGTTGGCTTGCCAAGCACGAGCAACAACCCGACGAGGAATCCCCGCTCGGCATTATCCTCTGCGCCGGAAAGAAAGAGGAACAAATCGAACTTCTTGCACTCGACCAAAGCGGTATCCACGTCGCCGAATACCTCACCGCCCTGCCGCCACGCGACCTTTTGAAACAGAAACTCCATGCCGCCATCGAGATTTCACGGGCACGGCTGGAGTCAAAAGCGGCTATCTCACTTTCAATGACACAGAGGGGGGCAACAGAAGCCCCAAAATACAAACAGAAGGAAGGCGGAGAATGA
- a CDS encoding restriction endonuclease subunit S: MMDGNPYPLPAAWTESSIGNVVIIAKQRDPRKKPDEVFQYVDVSAVSNTSFKITGAAPTLGSEAPSRARKAIQTDDVLFATVRPTLKRIAMVPPELDGAIASTGYCILRCDKSKAEPGFLYSFLITDHFNARMAGLERGASYPAVRDSDVTASWLPLPPLPEQKKIAHILSSVQQAIEAQERIIQTTTELKKALMHKLFTEGLRNEPQRQTEIGPVPESWTPITLGELCEKPDGALQTGPFGSQLHKHEYQEYGIAVVNPTHLAGNRINHEKVPHVSEEVAQRLGKHRLKKYDILFARRGEIGRQGLVTEAEETWLCGTGCFLVRASKPFIDNRFLALYFATDRLVKWLYAHAAGAIMPNLNNSVMQRLPVFYPDLETQTTIIETFTTIDQKLSAAARRQIALQDLFRTLLHELMTAKTRVHDIELPIPFASR; encoded by the coding sequence ATGATGGACGGCAATCCATATCCGCTTCCCGCAGCTTGGACGGAATCGTCCATTGGAAATGTTGTCATAATTGCGAAGCAGCGTGACCCGCGCAAGAAGCCCGACGAAGTTTTTCAATACGTCGATGTTTCAGCTGTCTCTAACACGTCGTTCAAAATCACCGGCGCGGCTCCCACACTCGGATCGGAAGCACCAAGTCGAGCGAGAAAAGCGATTCAAACAGACGATGTCCTGTTTGCGACAGTTCGCCCAACTCTCAAGCGAATCGCGATGGTGCCTCCGGAACTCGATGGAGCGATTGCTAGCACTGGATACTGCATTCTTAGATGCGACAAGTCGAAGGCCGAACCGGGCTTCCTCTATTCGTTTCTGATAACCGATCACTTCAACGCACGGATGGCGGGTTTGGAGCGTGGCGCGAGTTATCCCGCAGTCCGCGACTCAGACGTAACAGCGTCTTGGCTCCCGCTCCCCCCACTCCCCGAGCAAAAGAAGATCGCGCACATCCTTTCATCGGTGCAGCAGGCCATCGAAGCGCAGGAGCGGATCATTCAGACCACCACCGAGCTGAAAAAGGCCCTCATGCACAAGCTCTTCACCGAAGGCCTCCGCAACGAACCCCAAAGACAAACCGAAATCGGCCCGGTGCCGGAAAGCTGGACTCCAATTACGTTGGGCGAACTGTGCGAGAAGCCTGATGGAGCCCTCCAAACAGGACCGTTTGGCAGCCAACTTCACAAACATGAATACCAGGAATACGGCATCGCTGTCGTGAATCCGACCCACCTTGCAGGGAACCGTATCAATCACGAAAAAGTTCCTCACGTCAGTGAGGAGGTTGCTCAGCGACTTGGGAAGCACCGTCTTAAAAAGTACGATATTCTGTTCGCCCGTCGTGGAGAAATTGGTCGGCAGGGCTTGGTCACCGAAGCAGAGGAAACGTGGCTTTGTGGAACCGGCTGTTTTCTTGTCCGTGCGAGTAAACCGTTCATCGACAATCGATTCTTGGCACTCTACTTTGCGACGGATCGCCTCGTGAAGTGGCTCTATGCACACGCTGCGGGCGCAATCATGCCCAACCTTAACAACAGCGTGATGCAACGCTTGCCCGTGTTCTATCCCGATCTGGAGACCCAAACCACGATCATCGAAACGTTCACGACTATTGACCAGAAGTTGAGTGCCGCCGCTCGGAGACAAATCGCCCTCCAAGACCTCTTCCGCACCCTCCTTCACGAACTGATGACCGCGAAGACCCGTGTTCACGATATCGAGCTTCCAATTCCGTTTGCGAGCAGGTAG
- a CDS encoding type I restriction endonuclease subunit R, producing the protein MPKPGEHKTVQARILAYAEAIGWTFVSREEAERRRGFDPDVPPADRAKNRSLFFDDLLDAKVREFNPRYAEGPGALLGQFRHLHADIFGNREFVEHLRNRGKFFDHEERRERDLILIDYDDSERPPAARRNVYEVTEEWAFHNGHYGTREDVVFLINGIPVLVIECKNANKDEAIALGVDQIRRYHRETPELFVSQQIFTATDAIGFSYGVTWNTVRRNIFNWKDEEVGKLEAKVKSFCAIGQVLAFLKDYIVFAEKDEELNKYILRQHQTGAVEAAVSRALDPKRTRGLVWHTQGSGKTFTMIKAAERLFRAPQADKPTVLLMIDRNELEDQMLKNLAALGLGNLEHAGSIARLNSLLRDDYRGIIVTMIHKFRDMPANINTRSNIYVLIDEAHRTTGGDLGNFLMAGLPNAGYIGFTGTPVDKTVYGRGTFKTFGCEDDKGYLHKYSIADSIGDGTTLPLYYSLAESEMLVPHETLDKEFLSLAEAEGVADIAELNKILERAVNLKNFLKGSDRIQKVAQYVARHYRENVEPLGYKAFLVGVDREACALYKHALDRFLPTEYSEVVYTGNTNDSALLKDFHLDPRRERQIRKSFGKLDQQPKILIVTEKLLTGFDAPVLYAMYLDKPMRDHTLLQAIARVNRPYENEQAEMVKPHGFVLDFVGIFEKLEKALAFDSEEINAIVKDLKLLKVLFRNKMEQQAPGYLALIERNFDDKDVDALIEHFRDPERRKAFFKEFKEIEMLYEIISPDAFLRPFIDDYGTLAAIYDVVRKAYAKRIQVDRDFQKKTRELVQKHVGTGYIQPVNEVIEINENTARYIAENKGGDGNKIINLVKSIEKKAEEESDDPFLIAMALRAQAVRERFEDRQAGTAEALDTLLREVEANEARKREQAEKGFDGLTYFVYRTLLDAGITDAEEASRAIKRAFVEFPNWNKSENALRELRKKVTFAVLANSDDLNRVTALVDQLFRLLEKANRV; encoded by the coding sequence ATGCCCAAACCCGGCGAACACAAAACCGTCCAAGCCCGCATCCTCGCCTACGCCGAGGCCATCGGCTGGACATTCGTGTCCCGCGAGGAGGCCGAGCGGCGGCGCGGGTTTGACCCCGACGTGCCGCCGGCCGACCGCGCCAAGAACCGTTCCCTCTTCTTCGACGATCTGCTCGACGCCAAAGTGCGGGAGTTCAACCCGCGCTATGCGGAAGGCCCTGGAGCGCTGCTCGGGCAGTTCCGCCATCTCCACGCCGACATTTTCGGCAACCGGGAATTCGTCGAGCACCTGCGCAACCGGGGAAAGTTTTTCGATCACGAGGAGAGGCGCGAGCGCGATCTGATCCTGATCGATTATGATGATTCGGAAAGGCCGCCAGCGGCTCGCCGAAATGTTTACGAAGTCACCGAGGAGTGGGCCTTTCACAACGGCCACTACGGCACGCGGGAGGATGTGGTCTTTCTGATCAACGGCATCCCGGTGCTGGTGATCGAGTGCAAGAATGCCAATAAAGACGAGGCCATTGCCCTTGGGGTAGACCAGATCCGCCGCTACCACCGCGAAACGCCCGAGTTGTTCGTATCCCAGCAGATCTTTACCGCCACCGACGCCATCGGCTTTTCCTACGGGGTCACCTGGAACACGGTGCGCCGGAATATCTTCAACTGGAAGGATGAGGAGGTCGGCAAGCTGGAGGCCAAGGTGAAGAGCTTCTGCGCCATCGGGCAGGTGCTCGCCTTCCTGAAGGACTACATCGTCTTTGCCGAGAAGGACGAGGAGCTGAACAAATACATTCTGCGCCAGCACCAGACCGGCGCGGTGGAGGCGGCCGTCTCCCGGGCTCTTGATCCCAAGCGCACCCGCGGCTTGGTCTGGCACACCCAGGGCAGCGGCAAGACCTTCACCATGATCAAGGCGGCGGAGCGGCTCTTCCGCGCGCCCCAGGCGGACAAGCCCACGGTGCTGCTGATGATCGACCGCAACGAGCTGGAAGATCAGATGCTCAAGAATCTGGCCGCGCTGGGGCTGGGCAATCTGGAACATGCCGGAAGTATTGCGCGGCTGAACTCGCTGCTCCGCGACGACTACCGGGGGATCATCGTGACCATGATTCACAAGTTCCGCGACATGCCGGCGAATATCAACACCCGTTCCAATATCTACGTGCTGATCGACGAGGCGCACCGCACCACGGGCGGGGACCTGGGCAACTTCCTGATGGCCGGGTTGCCGAACGCCGGCTATATCGGCTTTACCGGCACGCCTGTGGACAAGACCGTTTACGGGCGCGGCACCTTCAAGACCTTCGGCTGCGAGGACGACAAGGGCTATCTGCACAAGTATTCCATTGCCGACAGCATCGGCGACGGCACTACCTTGCCGCTCTACTACAGTCTGGCCGAAAGCGAGATGCTGGTCCCGCACGAAACCCTGGACAAGGAATTCCTCTCCCTGGCCGAAGCCGAGGGTGTGGCGGATATCGCGGAGTTGAACAAGATCCTGGAACGGGCGGTGAACCTGAAAAATTTCCTCAAGGGCTCGGACCGCATCCAGAAGGTGGCCCAGTATGTCGCGCGGCACTACCGCGAGAATGTCGAGCCGCTGGGGTACAAGGCCTTTCTGGTGGGCGTGGATCGCGAGGCCTGCGCCCTGTACAAGCATGCGCTGGACCGGTTTTTGCCGACCGAATATTCCGAGGTGGTCTACACCGGCAACACCAACGACTCCGCGCTGCTCAAGGATTTCCACCTTGACCCGCGGCGGGAGCGGCAGATCCGCAAGAGCTTCGGCAAGCTCGACCAGCAGCCGAAGATCCTGATCGTCACCGAGAAGCTGCTCACCGGATTCGATGCCCCCGTGCTCTATGCCATGTACCTCGACAAGCCCATGCGCGACCATACCTTGCTGCAGGCCATCGCCCGAGTGAATCGGCCCTACGAGAACGAGCAAGCCGAGATGGTCAAGCCGCACGGCTTCGTGCTCGATTTCGTCGGCATCTTCGAGAAGCTGGAAAAGGCCCTGGCCTTTGACAGCGAAGAGATCAACGCTATCGTCAAGGACCTGAAGCTGCTCAAGGTGCTGTTCCGGAACAAGATGGAGCAACAGGCTCCGGGATACCTGGCGCTGATCGAGCGGAACTTTGACGACAAGGATGTCGATGCCTTGATCGAGCATTTTCGCGACCCGGAGCGGCGTAAGGCGTTTTTCAAGGAATTCAAAGAGATCGAGATGCTCTACGAGATCATCTCCCCGGATGCCTTTTTGCGGCCCTTTATCGATGATTACGGCACGCTGGCGGCGATCTACGACGTGGTGAGAAAGGCCTACGCCAAGCGAATCCAGGTTGATCGCGATTTCCAGAAAAAGACCCGCGAGCTGGTTCAAAAGCATGTCGGGACCGGATACATCCAGCCCGTGAACGAAGTGATCGAAATCAACGAGAATACCGCGCGATATATTGCCGAGAACAAAGGCGGGGACGGAAACAAGATCATCAACCTGGTCAAGAGCATTGAAAAAAAGGCCGAGGAGGAAAGCGACGATCCCTTTCTCATCGCCATGGCCCTGCGCGCCCAAGCGGTACGGGAGCGTTTTGAGGATCGTCAGGCCGGCACGGCTGAGGCGCTGGATACGTTGTTGCGGGAAGTGGAAGCAAATGAGGCGCGCAAAAGGGAGCAGGCGGAGAAGGGTTTTGATGGGCTGACCTACTTTGTCTACCGAACGCTCCTGGATGCGGGGATCACCGATGCGGAAGAGGCCAGCCGCGCCATCAAACGGGCCTTTGTGGAGTTTCCCAACTGGAACAAGAGCGAAAACGCGCTGCGCGAGCTGCGCAAAAAAGTGACCTTCGCCGTTCTCGCCAACAGCGACGACCTGAATCGGGTGACGGCCCTGGTTGATCAGCTTTTCAGGCTGCTGGAAAAGGCAAACCGGGTGTAA
- a CDS encoding M48 metallopeptidase family protein produces MTVPPDQKRAFKDRVLHWAKKLDVDVVWLGMRPMRSKWASCSTNGYLNFSTDLLGLRQELWDYVIVHELLHFSLPNHGKLWKSLMRAHLGEYEAQEIELKKIAHDTAA; encoded by the coding sequence GTGACGGTACCGCCGGATCAAAAACGCGCGTTTAAAGATCGCGTCCTCCACTGGGCGAAAAAACTTGATGTTGACGTGGTCTGGCTTGGCATGCGCCCGATGCGGAGTAAATGGGCCTCCTGCTCCACCAACGGATATCTCAACTTCAGCACGGATCTGCTCGGGCTCCGGCAGGAGTTGTGGGACTACGTCATCGTCCACGAACTGCTCCACTTTTCTCTCCCAAACCACGGGAAACTCTGGAAAAGCCTGATGCGCGCCCACCTGGGCGAGTATGAGGCCCAGGAAATCGAGCTGAAGAAAATCGCGCATGACACTGCGGCGTGA
- a CDS encoding MBL fold metallo-hydrolase, with protein MLLKHYFVEKIAHSSYILAGSKSCAVIDPQRDVEVYIQAARAMGVTITHILQTHLHADFISGHMDLAAQTGAKIYVAKSAQCTFAHEPLVEGDVIELEDMRLEVLETPGHTPEHLSYVVMDTSRSESPVGVFVGDTLFVGDVGRPDLFPNRAQELAAKLYHSLHDKLLKLPDYCEVYPAHGAGSLCGRSMGAKQTSTIGYERAFNAALQLADKAAFIKSLTENMPEAPDHFSRCSDINRKGPRRIAELPGLDELDARQFRERVADPGALVLDVRGYHAFGGQHIPDAWHLDLNGNFPTFAGWVLPTDKDILLVAEGYQQAVDANLWVRRVGVDRVVGYLKGGMPGWAVVGLASRSVPQISEEVLHGRMSTAPALQLVDVRAPNEFANSHIQGAVNIPVADLRGRWSELRKDLPTVVICSSGIRSSLAASILLRQGFEDVTNVAGGMTGYSAAGYAKQCRVCEIPHGSRFVVGVQDQETQ; from the coding sequence ATGCTGCTCAAACATTATTTTGTCGAAAAGATCGCCCACAGTTCCTACATTCTGGCCGGCAGCAAGAGCTGCGCGGTTATTGATCCGCAGCGCGATGTGGAGGTCTACATCCAGGCCGCGCGGGCGATGGGCGTGACGATCACCCATATTCTGCAAACCCATCTGCACGCGGACTTCATTTCCGGGCACATGGATCTGGCAGCCCAAACCGGCGCGAAGATCTATGTAGCCAAGTCAGCACAGTGCACCTTTGCCCATGAACCGCTGGTGGAGGGTGACGTGATCGAGCTGGAGGACATGCGCCTGGAGGTGCTGGAAACGCCGGGACATACGCCGGAGCATCTGAGTTATGTAGTGATGGACACCTCGCGTTCCGAGAGCCCTGTCGGCGTTTTTGTCGGAGATACCTTGTTCGTCGGCGATGTCGGGCGGCCGGATCTGTTTCCGAATAGGGCCCAGGAACTGGCCGCAAAGCTGTACCACAGCCTGCACGACAAGCTGCTCAAGCTGCCGGACTACTGCGAGGTTTATCCGGCGCATGGTGCGGGATCGCTGTGCGGGCGGTCCATGGGCGCGAAGCAGACGAGTACCATCGGTTATGAGCGCGCCTTCAATGCCGCGCTGCAGCTTGCGGACAAGGCCGCGTTCATCAAATCCCTGACGGAAAACATGCCGGAGGCCCCGGATCACTTCAGCCGCTGCAGCGACATCAACCGCAAAGGGCCGCGCCGGATTGCCGAGCTGCCTGGTCTTGATGAGCTGGATGCCCGGCAGTTCAGGGAGCGGGTGGCCGACCCCGGGGCGTTGGTGCTGGATGTACGCGGCTACCATGCGTTTGGCGGCCAGCATATCCCCGATGCCTGGCACCTGGATCTGAACGGCAATTTTCCCACCTTTGCCGGATGGGTGCTGCCTACAGACAAGGACATTTTGCTGGTGGCCGAGGGGTATCAGCAAGCCGTGGACGCCAACCTTTGGGTCCGGCGAGTGGGGGTGGACCGCGTTGTCGGGTATCTCAAGGGCGGCATGCCGGGCTGGGCAGTGGTCGGACTGGCCTCGCGGAGCGTGCCGCAGATTTCCGAAGAGGTTCTGCATGGCCGGATGAGTACGGCACCGGCCCTGCAATTGGTGGATGTGCGCGCCCCGAACGAATTTGCCAACAGCCACATCCAGGGGGCGGTGAACATTCCGGTGGCTGACCTGCGGGGTCGCTGGTCGGAACTGCGCAAGGACCTTCCGACGGTGGTGATCTGCAGCTCCGGCATTCGCTCCAGCCTTGCGGCAAGCATCCTGCTGCGGCAGGGCTTTGAGGACGTCACCAACGTGGCGGGCGGCATGACGGGCTACAGCGCCGCTGGTTATGCCAAGCAATGCCGCGTCTGTGAGATTCCTCACGGCTCGCGATTTGTTGTCGGTGTGCAGGACCAGGAAACGCAGTAG